A single region of the Vicia villosa cultivar HV-30 ecotype Madison, WI linkage group LG4, Vvil1.0, whole genome shotgun sequence genome encodes:
- the LOC131594319 gene encoding uncharacterized protein LOC131594319 encodes MKRNNPMMQRLVDHVLVVTKESVKAVTCESLNNIVRIINGISALLLALLPGNAKILEGIHGWELRPTFRGPRFPRWMENGASSFNQFIHELSMDSDNSSLEYSSSGEEDSDRYECPPSPASHSSRASEAAFARNSRHQMNWIQYILLWILLPVKFLLRIPFRLLHFAYFVVLKALHISREKRPSRLHAYRRVQSIKDHFIHRATDRRRGIVEDLHLGIEICIEAVFDVVRKGAHLLLSPTKAFGALFRLFSSHESGNEEICNSAEDASTSTSTLGDENPVRSERKINYQSLNTEARTCQDVITDLGYPYEAIHVITADGYILLLERIPRRDAKKAVFLQHGVFDSSMGWVSNGVVGSPAFAAYDQGYDVFLGNFRGLVSREHVNKNMSSRQYWQYSVNEHATEDIPAMIEKIDEVKTAELKLSKPDIEEETDDDQLYKLCAISHSLGGAAMIMYIVTRRIEEKQHRLSRLILLSPAGFHDDSNIVFSMAEILLTIAAPVLSHVVPAFYIPTRFFRMLVFKLARDLHNLPAVGGLVQTLMSYVVGGDSSNWVGVLGLPHYNMNDMPGVSFRVALHLAQIKRVGRFRMFDYGSASANRQAYGSPEPLDLGKHYGLIDIPVDLVAGHKDKVIRPSMVKRHYRLMKSAGVNVSYNEFEYAHLDFTFSHREELLSYVMSRMLLVDPNSKHQVNQRVSKSGRNRQEEASE; translated from the exons ATGAAAAGAAATAACCCCATGATGCAACGTTTGGTTGATCATGTCCTCGTCGTCACTAAAGA GTCAGTGAAAGCTGTTACTTGTGAGTCATTGAATAATATTGTTAGGATAATCAATGGAATATCTGCACTTCTGTTGGCATTGCTTCCTGGAAATGCAAAAATACTTGAAGGTATTCATGGTTGGGAACTCAGACCGACTTTTCGAGGACCGCGGTTTCCGCGTTGGATGGAGAA TGGCGCGTCGTCTTTCAACCAATTCATCCACGAACTTTCTATGGATTCCGATAACTCAAGTCTCGAATACTCATCGTCTGGAGAAGAAGATAGTGATAGATATGAATGCCCTCCGTCTCCCGCGTCTCATAGTTCTAGAGCCTCTGAAGCTGCTTTTGCTAGAAACAGTAGGCATCAGATGAACTGGATCCAATATATCTTACTTTGGATTTTACTCCCTGTAAAATTCTTACTGAGGATTCCGTTCCGTCTTCTCCATTTTGCTTATTTTGTGGTGTTAAAAGCACTACATATCTCTAGAGAGAAACGGCCTTCACGTTTACATGCATATAGGAGGGTGCAAAGTATCAAGGATCACTTCATCCACCGTGCTACTGATAGGAGACGCGGCATTGTAGAG GATCTTCATCTCGGCATAGAGATATGTATAGAAGCTGTCTTCGATGTTGTTCGCAAGGGAGCACATCTTCTTCTATCTCCGACAAAAGCTTTTGGTGCATTATTCAGGTTGTTTTCATCTCATGAAAGTGGCAATGAAGAAATTTgcaattctgctgaggatgcatcaACTTCTACATCCACGCTAGGGGATGAAAACCCTGTACGTTCTGAGAGGAAAATCAACTATCAGTCTTTGAATACCGAGGCGCGGACATGTCAAGATGTCATAACAGATCTCGG GTATCCATACGAAGCTATTCATGTGATTACTGCCGACGGCTATATTCTTCTTTTGGAAAGAATACCTAG GCGAGATGCTAAAAAAGCTGTTTTTCTTCAGCATGGGGTTTTTGATTCATCAATGGG TTGGGTATCTAATGGTGTTGTTGGCTCTCCAGCTTTTGCAGCCTATGATCAAG GGTATGATGTATTTCTCGGGAACTTTCGCGGTTTGGTTTCCAGAGAACATGTCAACAAGAACATGTCATCGCGTCA ATATTGGCAGTACTCCGTCAACGAGCACGCGACGGAGGATATTCCTGCTATGATAGAGAAAATCGATGAAGTGAAAACTGCAGAATTAAAGCTTAGTAAACCTGATATCGAGGAGGAAACCGATGACGATCAGCTTTACAAGCTTTGTGCGATTTCTCATAGTTTAGGAGGAGCTGCTATGATAATGTATATTGTTACGCGAAGGATAGAAGAGAAGCAACATAGGCTTTCAAGATTGATTTTACTATCTCCGGCCGGTTTTCATGATGATTCTAACATAGTTTTTTCTATGGCAGAGATTCTATTAACTATTGCGGCTCCCGTTTTGTCTCATGTTGTGCCCGCGTTTTATATACCTACTCGATTTTTTCGCATGCTTGTCTTTAAGTTAGCTCGGGATCTTCATAACCTACCTGCTGTCGGAGGATTAGTTCAAACCTTGATGAGTTATGTTGTTGGTGGAGATAGCTCAAATTGGGTcggagttttagggttaccgcaCTACAACATGAACGACATGCCGGGAGTGTCTTTTCGTGTCGCCCTCCATCTTGCACAGATTAAACGTGTCGGAAGGTTTAGAATGTTCGATTACGGGAGTGCTTCTGCCAATAGACAAGCGTACGGTTCACCCGAGCCTTTGGACTTAGGTAAACACTACGGACTCATCGACATTCCCGTTGATCTTGTTGCTGGACATAAAGACAAAGTTATAAGACCTTCAATGGTAAAGCGACACTATAGATTGATGAAAAGTGCCGGCGTAAACGTTTCGTATAACGAATTTGAATACGCGCATTTGGACTTCACGTTCTCGCACCGCGAAGAACTCTTGTCATATGTCATGTCACGCATGTTGCTCGTTGATCCGAACTCAAAGCATCAAGTGAATCAAAGGGTTTCAAAATCGGGGAGAAACCGACAAGAAGAAGCTAGCGAGTAG
- the LOC131594862 gene encoding mediator of RNA polymerase II transcription subunit 25-like, translating into MENKRWLNIVVDGNKAMEQYWMHIVSNYLEKIVRCFVGERQDHENYLGLVFYNANAELVEIGYDMQFINWTKDVNKFMENLSHLSFNGNDINQSSITEGLAEALVMYPKPCDTMTEREYYNAERHCILVATGDPVPKTMHVCVPMILRAQVIGQRLQACHVDFLEVAKKCVPLAVSLSVITPNPVPIFGAIFNLGNNVLTLSNAPISSYSTGQLTILLSKNFREAHTALKEKRIVEFPSTSVASINIASDSTLLEESVASQATIGAKISEACNDLSTSQPFDFEELIFPNGTDQANVAFLNSQVHTNLYEDIMAELNSDNDIFPPMKRPRTFSPLEEDNDLINLLEKQISTEALIEVENELQKALNTSDDQTSNVEFTACSSKVVNFTPFEVQTPVSNTGEGSSTGLFSENSLQSWYNPHVITTNSSTLDSSSQFQASLSNGNFAYPNLIGNSQMQPQPYSSSTSQFPMFPSFARESIGNFPTQPTGQCFQAYNQYPVNNMTPVNLSPPLGTNYRIHSAQSISPSYPNLNSNSNLNFFSPLDDLQDYIHTWEVSKLFSFF; encoded by the exons atggaaAATAAGAGATGGTTAAATATAGTGGTTGATGGCAACAAAGCAATGGAACAATATTGGATGCATATCGTTTCAAACTATCTTGAAAAAATTGTCAG GTGCTTCGTTGGAGAAAGACAAGACCat GAAAATTATCTTGGACTAGTATTTTATAATGCAAACGCTGAACTAG TGGAAATAGGCTATGACATGCAATTTATAAACTGGACAAAAGATGTGAATAAATTCATGGAAAATTTGTCACATCTATCATTCAATGGAAATGATATAAATCAATCTAGCATTACAGAAGGTTTAGCAGAAGCTCTTGTG ATGTATCCAAAACCATGTGATACAATGACAGAAAGAGAATACTACAATGCCGAAAGACATTGTATTCTAGTTGCTACAGGTGATCCTGTTCCTAAGACAATGCATGTCTGTGTGCCAATGATTCTTAGAGCTCAAGTTATTGGTCAACGATTACAGGCTTGTCACGTCGATTTTCTCGAAGTCGCCAAAAAATGTGTCCCG CTAGCTGTGTCCCTATCAGTGATAACTCCTAATCCAGTTCCTATTTTTGGAGCCATATTTAATTTG GGAAATAATGTATTAACATTGTCAAATGCTCCAATCTCTAGTTACAGCACAGGACAATTGACAATTTTACTGTCAAAAAACTTTAGAGAAGCACACACTGCACTTAAAGAAAAGAGAATAGTGGAATTTCCTTCAACAAGTGTTGCATCAATTAATATAGCATCTGATTCAACACTTTTAGAAGAATCTGTAGCATCTCAGGCGACGATAGGAGCAAAAATAAGCGAAGCTTGCAATGATTTAAGCACCTCGCAACCTTTTGATTTTGAGGAATTGATTTTTCCGAATGGCACGGACCAGGCGAATGTTGCATTCCTTAACTCTCAAGTTCACACAAATCTATATGAAGATATCATGGCCGAGCTCAATAGCGATAATGATATTTTTCCACCGATGAAAAGGCCGAGAACATTTTCACCGTTAGAAGAAGACAATGATCTGATAAACCTTTTAGAAAAACAAATTTCGACGGAAGCACTAATAGAGGTTGAAAATGAATTGCAAAAAGCTCTGAATACATCAGATGATCAAACATCAAATGTTGAATTCACTGCATGTTCATCTAAGGTAGTAAACTTTACGCCGTTCGAAGTACAAACTCCTGTTTCGAATACAGGAGAAGGATCTTCGACAGGACTTTTTAGCGAAAACAGTTTGCAATCATGGTATAATCCACACGTGATTACGACAAACTCATCAACATTGGATTCTTCTTCTCAATTCCAAGCTAGCCTTTCCAATGGGAATTTCGCATATCCTAATTTAATAGGAAACTCACAGATGCAACCTCAACCATACTCATCATCAACAAGTCAGTTTCCAATGTTTCCTAGTTTTGCTAGAGAATCAATCGGAAACTTTCCCACGCAACCTACCGGACAATGTTTTCAAGCCTACAACCAGTATCCGGTGAATAATATGACTCCGGTCAATTTATCGCCTCCGTTAGGAACAAATTATCGGATTCATTCTGCACAAAGCATATCTCCATCATATCCGAACTTGAACTCGAACTCAAATTTGAATTTCTTCTCGCCCCTCGACGATTTACAGGACTACATTCATACTTGGGAGGTAAGTAAACTATTCTCATTTTTTTAA